A stretch of the Mycobacterium sp. ITM-2016-00317 genome encodes the following:
- a CDS encoding ATP-binding protein has product MGEKCLPDQLRSLFLFEALTDAQLDTLCANGHIATFEPGPIHTEGDPATCFYVLIDGELVMSKRSGGVDIETNRTSQRGVYCGAWSAYIPGEEHVYQASVRVTRPSQFFVLDADAFAEFMQKEFPMAVHLLEGHMVGGLRQRQILGQREKLLALGQLSAGLTHQLNNPAGATARAVADLREGVGKMRHKLAMLADGKFTPAALKVLVSIQDEVAEQVAKSKSQELTALETSDREDQIGDWLEEHGISGAWDYAPTFVEAGLDVDWLERVEASIDDVDCSATLPGAIGWLKYTIDTELLMNQIGEASKRISALLAGAKQYSQMDRAEYQSANVHELIYSTIKTIFGDKVGKDNPVKLVWDKDKSLPELQCYPGDLNQVWTNLIDNAIQAMDGHGTLTIRTYRQSSDAGVVVEVCDDGPGIPEDIVDRIFTPFFTTKPFGEGTGLGLDLAWRIVVEKHHGHLAVESEPGNTRFIVSLPWQAPAPASPA; this is encoded by the coding sequence CGATCCACACCGAGGGCGATCCGGCGACGTGCTTCTACGTACTGATCGACGGTGAGCTGGTGATGTCCAAGCGGTCGGGCGGCGTGGACATCGAGACCAACCGGACCTCGCAGCGCGGCGTGTACTGCGGCGCATGGTCGGCGTACATCCCCGGCGAGGAACACGTCTACCAGGCGTCGGTACGGGTGACGCGGCCGTCGCAGTTCTTCGTACTCGACGCCGACGCGTTCGCCGAGTTCATGCAGAAGGAATTCCCGATGGCGGTGCACCTGCTGGAGGGCCACATGGTCGGCGGGCTGCGGCAGCGCCAGATCCTCGGCCAGCGCGAGAAGCTGCTGGCGCTCGGGCAGCTCTCGGCCGGGTTGACCCACCAGCTCAACAACCCCGCCGGCGCCACCGCCCGCGCAGTGGCCGACCTGCGCGAGGGCGTGGGCAAGATGCGCCACAAGCTCGCGATGCTCGCTGACGGAAAGTTCACCCCGGCCGCGCTGAAGGTGCTGGTCAGCATTCAGGACGAGGTCGCCGAGCAGGTCGCCAAGTCGAAATCCCAGGAGCTGACGGCACTGGAGACCTCCGACCGCGAGGACCAGATCGGCGACTGGCTGGAAGAGCACGGCATCTCGGGCGCCTGGGATTACGCGCCGACGTTCGTGGAGGCGGGCTTGGACGTCGACTGGCTGGAACGGGTCGAGGCCTCCATCGACGACGTCGACTGCTCGGCGACGCTGCCGGGCGCGATCGGCTGGCTGAAGTACACGATCGACACCGAGCTGCTGATGAACCAGATCGGCGAGGCCAGCAAGCGGATCTCGGCGCTGCTGGCCGGCGCCAAGCAGTACTCCCAGATGGATCGCGCCGAATACCAGAGCGCGAACGTGCACGAGTTGATCTACAGCACCATCAAGACGATCTTCGGAGACAAGGTCGGCAAGGACAACCCGGTCAAGCTGGTCTGGGACAAGGACAAGTCGCTACCCGAATTGCAGTGCTACCCAGGCGATCTCAACCAGGTCTGGACCAACCTGATCGACAATGCGATCCAGGCGATGGACGGCCACGGCACGCTGACCATCCGCACCTACCGCCAGAGCAGCGATGCCGGGGTCGTCGTCGAGGTCTGCGATGACGGCCCCGGAATTCCCGAGGACATCGTCGACCGGATCTTCACCCCGTTCTTCACCACCAAGCCGTTCGGGGAGGGCACCGGCCTGGGCTTGGACCTGGCCTGGCGCATCGTCGTCGAGAAGCACCACGGCCACCTGGCGGTGGAATCCGAACCCGGCAACACCCGGTTCATCGTCTCGCTGCCGTGGCAGGCCCCGGCACCGGCGAGCCCGGCATGA